TGACGAAGGTGTGGCCGGGCCCCTTGTCGTTGCTCGTCGTCGCCTTGACGTCGGTGACGCGCGCCACCAGCACCGCGCTCGGCGCCACCAGATAGCGGCCGGGCTCGATCTCGACCCGCAGCGCGCGGCCGGCTCGCGCGCTCAGTCGGCGCTGCGCGTCGGCGAGCGCGCGACCGACCGGGGCGAGGTCGATGGTCGGCGCCTCCGGCCGATACGGATGCGGGATCCCCCCGCCCATGTTGACCGCCTCGAGGGCGGGAAAGTCGGCCACCCAGTCGGCGAGGAAGTGCGCCAGCCGCCCCATGTTGGCGGTGAACTCGTCGATCTGCGGGCCGCTGCCGACGTGGGCGTGGAGCAGGACGATCGGCAGCCCGGCGCGCTCCGCGGCGCGCCGCACCGCGTGCAGATCGTCTGCCCAGATGCCGTGCTTGGAGCTCGGGCCGCCGGTGTCGGTCGCCTGCACGTGGCCGTGGCCGAAGCCGGGATTGACGCGGACCCCGATCGGGCCGCGGTAGCCGGCGCGCTGCAGGGCGTCGAGCATGCCCGGCGAGCCGATGTTCGGCAGGACGCGGTGCTCGAGCACGACGTCGAGGGCGTTGTCGCGGAAGACGTCGGCGGTGAGCAGGACCACCGGCGGTTGCGCGCCGGCGGGGAAGCCGGCGGCGAGCGCGCGCAGCACCTCGTTGCCGGAGACGGCGTCGATCCACACGCCGGCGTCGCGCATCACCCGCAGGACGCGGCGCAGCGAGCAGGCCTTCATCGCGTAGCGCGCCTGCACCCCGTCGCCGGGGGCGATCGCCCGCACGTCGGCGATGCGGCGGCGCAGCGTCCCGGCGTCGTAGAGGTAGAAGGGCGTGCCGACACGGCGGGCGATCGCGTCGAGATCGACGGCGGCGAGAAAATCGGCGGGCATCGTGCGGTCCGTAACAAGGCGGGTAGCGCAGGGCAACCGGCGCGCCGCGACGGCATGGCGCCGGCGCCCGCCCGCGGGCGGCGAGCTTTTCCCGCCGCGATCGCTGGGCTAGGAGGTCCGCATGTCGCCGCGGCGCGTCGAGCGAATCGGCCTCATCGGGCTGGGCAAGCACGGGCTGCGCTACGCGCGCCACATCACCGGCGAGCTGCCGGACCTCGCGCTGGTGGCGGTGGCGCGCCGCGACGCGGCGCA
This portion of the bacterium genome encodes:
- the lysA gene encoding diaminopimelate decarboxylase, encoding MPADFLAAVDLDAIARRVGTPFYLYDAGTLRRRIADVRAIAPGDGVQARYAMKACSLRRVLRVMRDAGVWIDAVSGNEVLRALAAGFPAGAQPPVVLLTADVFRDNALDVVLEHRVLPNIGSPGMLDALQRAGYRGPIGVRVNPGFGHGHVQATDTGGPSSKHGIWADDLHAVRRAAERAGLPIVLLHAHVGSGPQIDEFTANMGRLAHFLADWVADFPALEAVNMGGGIPHPYRPEAPTIDLAPVGRALADAQRRLSARAGRALRVEIEPGRYLVAPSAVLVARVTDVKATTSNDKGPGHTFVMVDAGFTDLVRPAMYGSYHHITVHGAGAATPPEPLVVAGPLCESGDVFTRDDRELLDPRMLPRPRVGDLLVLHDTGAYGLQMSSHYNSLGRVPQVWLEDGRLHLAARRETLDDIVRAECFEPLD